The following proteins are co-located in the Pseudomonas sp. DY-1 genome:
- a CDS encoding YkgJ family cysteine cluster protein — MLCRPGCGACCIAPSISSPIPGMPSGKPAGERCLHLSVENLCQLFGDPRRPAVCGAFDADPEVCGDSRDEAIRLLGWLEEATSAA; from the coding sequence ATGCTCTGCCGCCCAGGCTGCGGTGCTTGTTGCATTGCACCATCCATCAGTTCCCCGATTCCTGGCATGCCTTCGGGAAAGCCAGCCGGAGAGCGTTGTCTGCATTTGTCCGTCGAGAATCTCTGCCAGTTGTTCGGCGATCCTCGCCGTCCGGCTGTCTGTGGTGCTTTTGATGCAGATCCGGAAGTTTGCGGTGATAGCCGCGATGAGGCGATTCGCCTGCTCGGCTGGCTGGAAGAGGCAACCTCGGCCGCTTGA
- a CDS encoding DMT family protein — translation MPVWMQTAALLTLSNVFMTFAWYGHLKTLNTKPWIIAALISWGIALFEYLIMVPANRIGYTELSVGQLKIMQEVITLAIFVPFSVLYMQQPLKLDYLWAGLCLLGAVYFIFRS, via the coding sequence ATGCCGGTATGGATGCAGACCGCCGCCCTACTCACCCTATCCAACGTTTTCATGACCTTCGCCTGGTATGGCCATCTAAAGACCCTTAATACCAAGCCCTGGATCATTGCCGCGTTGATCAGCTGGGGTATCGCGCTGTTCGAGTACCTGATCATGGTGCCGGCCAATCGCATCGGCTATACCGAGCTCTCGGTCGGCCAACTGAAGATCATGCAGGAAGTGATTACCCTGGCGATCTTCGTCCCCTTCAGCGTGCTCTACATGCAGCAGCCGCTGAAGCTGGACTATCTCTGGGCGGGGCTGTGCCTACTAGGCGCGGTCTACTTCATTTTCCGCAGCTAG